One segment of Candidatus Latescibacterota bacterium DNA contains the following:
- a CDS encoding NYN domain-containing protein — MRAALFIDGAFLEVLIIKEHERAQVDYHKLAMGLIKRVSRNAGQPVDLLRTYYYHALPWAPPEPDDDERERVTKKRGFFHRLEFLPRFTVKLGRTQRVLADDGSVTYQQKGVDVMLAADMVHLASRGVVDHLILLAPDADYVPAVRLVKDLGVVVHLVHGANVAACAEMRRECDERIELDADFVHQARRSGNVRRNETSPEFRDEGVSDYFNR; from the coding sequence ATGCGAGCCGCCCTCTTCATCGACGGCGCGTTTCTCGAGGTGCTCATCATCAAGGAACATGAGCGCGCGCAGGTGGACTATCACAAGCTCGCCATGGGTCTGATCAAGCGCGTGTCGCGCAACGCTGGCCAGCCGGTGGATCTGCTGCGCACCTACTACTACCACGCGCTGCCCTGGGCGCCGCCCGAGCCCGACGACGACGAGCGCGAGCGCGTGACGAAGAAGCGCGGCTTCTTTCACCGCCTCGAGTTCCTGCCGCGCTTCACGGTGAAGCTGGGCCGAACGCAGCGCGTGCTGGCCGACGACGGCAGCGTGACCTACCAGCAGAAGGGCGTGGACGTGATGCTTGCCGCCGACATGGTCCACCTGGCCAGTCGCGGCGTGGTGGACCATCTGATCCTGCTGGCGCCGGACGCGGACTACGTGCCCGCCGTGCGCCTGGTCAAGGACCTGGGCGTGGTGGTGCACCTCGTCCACGGGGCCAACGTGGCGGCCTGCGCCGAGATGCGTCGCGAGTGCGACGAGCGCATCGAGCTGGACGCCGACTTCGTGCACCAGGCGCGGCGCAGCGGCAACGTGCGCCGCAACGAGACATCGCCCGAGTTCAGGGACGAGGGCGTGAGCGACTACTTCAACCGCTAG
- a CDS encoding response regulator, producing MLTRPGSDGPFEESLVNVEHGEHGGNGRMPRNTKDARAGREFAREILLKVVESTAGLTGEAFFEGLTRQLAQVLDVDCAFITERIPGAPPRLRTLSFWSGDDWIPNYEFALVGTACERTLRQGQYFCATGVRAAFPENEHLPKLGADSYFGLSFSDSDGRVLGNLSIMDKDPLDAADESWLTSILEIFASRAASELERVRAIQALTESEERFRSLAENLPGIVFSYLQTAEGRRQLRYLGPNALSAVGPDAVARIRESADAIFDLVHPADLERLRESVLASVRDGQPLQGEFRATLRGEERWMEVFARSADQGEGRRLWTCTAFDISERKEAEAQLTEYSRALEETNRCLTDVTEKAQAATRAKTEFLANMSHEIRTPMTAILGYADILNERLVDGESREALGIIREHGRYLLQIINDILDLSTIEAGRMELNFTRVSMFQLLHHVQELMRVRAHEKGLSLIVDYPEHLPAVVRTDPVRLRQILINLVSNAIKFTQRGGVRIRPIYRHDPSLPTLEIEIRDTGVGMSEAKLAALFEPFTQVDGTARRQYGGAGLGLSISRRLAEMLGGTISVDSKENKGSTFRVVVATGLMDDLKMITPEEGLAFLNTPEEPPLGPERLNLRILLAEDNRTNQRLVRHVLEKMGAWVGVVENGREAVDTALAAHDRGETYDVVLMDIQMPGMDGHAATRELRQRGYEGPIIALTAHAMDSDREAALEAGCNAHCTKPIDRGALISTILAHV from the coding sequence GTGCTGACTAGACCGGGCAGCGACGGCCCCTTCGAGGAAAGCCTGGTCAACGTCGAGCACGGAGAGCACGGAGGCAACGGCAGGATGCCACGAAACACCAAGGACGCGCGCGCGGGCCGCGAATTCGCGCGCGAGATCTTGCTCAAGGTGGTGGAGAGCACCGCGGGGCTGACGGGAGAGGCCTTCTTCGAGGGCCTGACCCGGCAGCTCGCGCAGGTCCTCGACGTGGACTGCGCCTTCATCACCGAGCGCATTCCCGGCGCCCCCCCGCGCCTGCGCACGCTCTCCTTCTGGAGCGGGGACGACTGGATCCCCAACTACGAGTTCGCCCTCGTCGGCACGGCCTGTGAGCGGACCCTGCGGCAGGGCCAGTACTTCTGCGCCACCGGGGTTCGTGCGGCCTTCCCCGAAAACGAGCACCTCCCCAAGCTCGGGGCGGACTCCTACTTCGGCCTGAGCTTCAGCGACAGCGACGGGCGCGTGCTCGGCAATCTCAGCATCATGGACAAGGACCCCCTGGACGCGGCCGACGAGAGCTGGCTGACCTCGATCCTGGAGATCTTCGCGTCGCGGGCGGCCTCGGAGCTGGAGCGCGTGCGCGCGATCCAGGCCCTCACCGAGAGCGAGGAGCGCTTCCGGAGCCTGGCCGAGAACCTGCCGGGGATCGTCTTTTCCTATCTGCAGACTGCCGAAGGCCGCCGCCAGCTGCGCTACCTCGGCCCCAACGCCCTCTCGGCCGTGGGGCCCGACGCCGTCGCGCGCATCCGCGAGAGCGCCGACGCGATCTTCGACCTGGTCCACCCCGCCGACCTGGAGCGCCTGCGCGAGAGCGTCCTGGCCTCCGTGCGCGACGGCCAGCCCCTGCAGGGCGAGTTCCGCGCAACGCTGCGCGGCGAGGAGCGCTGGATGGAGGTCTTCGCCCGCTCCGCCGACCAGGGCGAGGGGCGTCGCCTGTGGACCTGCACGGCCTTCGACATCAGCGAGCGCAAGGAGGCCGAGGCGCAGCTCACCGAGTACTCGCGCGCGCTCGAGGAGACGAACCGCTGCCTGACGGACGTCACCGAGAAGGCCCAGGCCGCCACCCGCGCGAAGACCGAGTTCCTCGCCAACATGAGCCACGAGATCCGCACGCCCATGACGGCGATCCTGGGCTACGCGGACATCCTCAACGAGCGACTCGTGGACGGCGAAAGCCGCGAGGCGCTGGGAATCATTCGCGAGCACGGCCGCTACCTGCTGCAGATCATCAACGACATCCTCGATCTCAGCACCATCGAGGCCGGCCGCATGGAGCTCAACTTCACGCGGGTGTCGATGTTCCAGCTGCTGCACCACGTGCAGGAGCTCATGCGGGTGCGCGCGCACGAGAAGGGGCTGTCCCTGATCGTGGACTACCCCGAGCATCTGCCCGCGGTGGTGCGCACCGATCCGGTGCGCTTGCGGCAGATCCTGATCAACCTGGTGAGCAACGCCATCAAGTTCACGCAGCGCGGTGGGGTGCGGATCCGTCCCATCTACCGGCACGACCCCAGCCTGCCCACGCTGGAGATCGAGATCCGCGACACCGGCGTCGGCATGAGCGAGGCCAAGCTGGCCGCGCTCTTCGAGCCCTTCACCCAGGTGGACGGCACCGCCCGCCGGCAGTACGGCGGCGCGGGGCTTGGCTTGTCCATCAGCCGTCGTCTGGCCGAGATGCTGGGCGGCACGATCTCGGTCGACAGCAAGGAAAACAAGGGCAGCACCTTCAGGGTCGTGGTGGCCACCGGCCTGATGGACGATCTCAAGATGATCACGCCCGAAGAGGGGCTGGCCTTCCTCAACACGCCCGAGGAGCCGCCGCTCGGCCCGGAGCGGCTGAACCTGCGCATCCTGCTGGCCGAGGACAACCGGACGAACCAGCGCCTGGTGCGTCACGTCCTCGAGAAGATGGGCGCCTGGGTCGGCGTTGTGGAGAACGGCCGCGAGGCCGTGGACACGGCCCTCGCCGCCCACGACCGTGGCGAGACCTACGACGTGGTGCTCATGGACATCCAGATGCCCGGCATGGACGGCCACGCCGCCACCCGCGAACTGCGCCAGCGCGGCTACGAGGGCCCCATCATCGCCCTCACCGCCCACGCCATGGACAGCGACCGCGAGGCCGCCCTCGAGGCCGGCTGCAACGCCCACTGCACCAAGCCCATCGACCGCGGCGCGCTGATCTCCACGATCCTCGCCCACGTCTGA
- a CDS encoding insulinase family protein, whose protein sequence is MSSGRLRISVLLLTTLALSPPARADEAVPGDLPQLFANVEEYRLDNGLLFLLLPRPAAPQVSARLLVKAGNADSPDGASGLAHMFEHMAFKGTTAMGTDDAAAEAALLDSVAVLGETLRRAVTATPPADSAAVAAAREAVVAAEARADALADPMDFFHLMERFTTMYNASTGKDYTIYDASFPPSGLEAWALLESERQQDPVYRQFYAELEVVKEERRQRTDDNPEGAAWEKMQALAYGEHPYADPTVGYMAELETLTPGQAADFHARHYVPGNMVGALVGNFDPADARRLIKAYFGDIPAGPLPPPLPPPTIATDGPRRAVHRQGEERQLIMAFSGVEPGSPERALADVLAELLARDRTSALVKRLDLEAGVARNVYAYPDGGCKRERGLFVIEVDVMPDHDNQEAEALVWEELRRLQEQPVSTETLAALARVMRKDFIFGLQRSEDIAELLVKSEAGTGDWRNAYGRVADYAEATPASIRALARTLFTPERAAVVHLEPADDDAKGGRP, encoded by the coding sequence ATGTCCAGTGGTCGGCTGCGTATCTCCGTTCTGCTTCTCACTACCCTCGCTCTCTCCCCCCCCGCACGCGCCGACGAGGCCGTGCCGGGCGACCTGCCGCAGCTCTTCGCGAACGTGGAGGAGTATCGTCTGGACAACGGGCTGCTCTTCCTGCTGTTGCCGCGCCCCGCCGCGCCGCAGGTCAGCGCCCGTCTACTGGTGAAGGCGGGCAACGCGGACAGCCCCGACGGCGCATCGGGGCTGGCGCACATGTTCGAGCACATGGCCTTCAAGGGCACGACTGCGATGGGCACGGACGACGCGGCGGCCGAAGCCGCCCTGCTCGACTCGGTGGCCGTCCTCGGCGAGACCTTGCGTCGCGCGGTCACCGCCACACCACCGGCCGACAGCGCCGCCGTGGCTGCGGCGCGCGAGGCCGTCGTGGCGGCGGAGGCCCGCGCCGATGCCCTCGCCGACCCCATGGACTTTTTCCATCTCATGGAACGCTTCACCACCATGTACAACGCGAGCACCGGCAAGGACTACACGATCTACGACGCCAGCTTCCCGCCCAGCGGACTGGAGGCGTGGGCCCTGCTGGAGAGCGAGCGTCAGCAGGATCCCGTCTACCGGCAGTTCTACGCGGAGCTCGAAGTGGTCAAGGAGGAGCGACGCCAGCGCACGGACGACAATCCCGAGGGCGCGGCGTGGGAGAAGATGCAGGCCCTGGCCTACGGCGAGCACCCCTATGCCGACCCGACCGTGGGCTACATGGCCGAGCTCGAGACCCTCACCCCGGGTCAGGCCGCGGACTTCCACGCGCGCCACTACGTGCCGGGGAACATGGTGGGCGCCCTCGTGGGCAACTTCGATCCCGCCGACGCTCGGCGCCTGATCAAGGCTTACTTCGGCGACATCCCCGCGGGGCCGCTGCCGCCGCCACTGCCGCCGCCGACCATCGCCACGGACGGTCCGCGCCGCGCCGTCCACCGGCAGGGTGAGGAGCGACAGCTCATCATGGCCTTCTCGGGAGTCGAGCCGGGGAGCCCCGAACGCGCGCTCGCCGACGTGCTCGCCGAACTGCTGGCGCGCGACCGCACGTCCGCGTTGGTCAAGCGGCTGGATCTCGAGGCGGGTGTGGCGCGCAACGTCTACGCCTACCCCGACGGCGGCTGCAAGCGCGAGCGCGGCCTCTTCGTCATCGAGGTGGACGTCATGCCCGATCACGACAATCAGGAGGCCGAGGCGCTGGTCTGGGAGGAGCTGCGGCGCCTTCAGGAACAGCCCGTGTCGACGGAGACCCTGGCGGCCCTGGCGCGGGTGATGCGCAAGGACTTCATCTTCGGACTGCAGCGCAGCGAGGACATCGCCGAGTTGCTCGTCAAGAGCGAGGCGGGCACCGGCGACTGGCGCAACGCCTACGGCCGCGTGGCCGACTATGCCGAGGCGACGCCGGCCTCGATCCGCGCTCTTGCGCGGACGCTGTTCACGCCCGAGCGGGCCGCTGTGGTCCATCTCGAACCGGCCGACGATGATGCGAAAGGAGGCCGCCCGTGA
- a CDS encoding insulinase family protein, translated as MKTLALLSALVLATPGHAATPRHPDALDPVRVELTLPTPAEFTLPNGLRVILFENHELPLVSLSAGFAMGTRYLEPAEYPALDALEALWGAGGAGERGPEDFDAAVSALGLELKPKVSGGCALLNALMLAEDLEAGARLWRDLLLAPAFDEERIARTRAQMIKELQGLADEPWLLVATYYQRLLSGPESPQGRIASREEIEAIDGETLRALYRRFLGGGTLVLGVHGDVTEPQIRALLERLVGTWTGAGREAAPVARLAPRVTRPGVFVFPGEFSQCHLRMGRPIPDLTDTSPEVSLARMLSYGLGYLRVFMRTRSEGLSYGTTTLLSQDADRGQFWAMGNTRPEGILPLIRAVREETAALPDRPLTAEEVESIRLFMLGSALSVQESPSYFLESQIADRVTGRGADYARRMVAGYQAADEASLAATAARWASFGDEPVVMVLGTPEGGPEALEGLGLGPVTVLEPLPLPVDD; from the coding sequence GTGAAGACCCTGGCCCTGCTCTCGGCCCTCGTCCTGGCGACACCCGGCCATGCGGCCACGCCGCGGCATCCCGACGCGCTGGACCCGGTGCGCGTCGAACTGACCCTGCCCACGCCGGCGGAGTTCACCCTCCCCAACGGACTCCGCGTCATCCTCTTCGAGAACCACGAGCTGCCGCTGGTCTCACTGTCGGCGGGCTTCGCGATGGGCACACGCTACCTCGAGCCCGCGGAGTACCCGGCGCTCGACGCCCTCGAAGCGCTGTGGGGCGCGGGCGGCGCCGGCGAACGAGGCCCCGAGGACTTCGACGCGGCCGTGTCCGCCCTCGGCCTCGAACTCAAGCCCAAGGTGTCCGGGGGTTGCGCCCTTTTGAACGCGCTCATGCTCGCGGAGGATCTCGAGGCGGGCGCACGGCTCTGGCGCGATCTGCTGCTCGCGCCAGCCTTCGATGAGGAACGGATCGCGCGCACGCGCGCGCAGATGATCAAGGAGCTCCAGGGCCTGGCCGACGAACCCTGGCTGCTCGTCGCAACCTACTATCAGCGCCTGCTCTCGGGTCCGGAGTCACCGCAGGGTCGCATCGCATCCCGCGAGGAGATCGAGGCCATCGACGGCGAGACGCTGCGCGCGCTCTACCGGCGCTTCCTCGGCGGGGGCACGCTCGTGCTCGGTGTCCATGGGGACGTCACCGAGCCGCAGATCCGCGCCCTGCTCGAGAGGCTCGTGGGGACCTGGACCGGCGCCGGTCGCGAAGCGGCGCCCGTCGCGCGCCTGGCCCCGCGCGTCACGCGGCCGGGCGTCTTCGTCTTCCCGGGGGAGTTCAGCCAGTGCCACCTGCGGATGGGCCGGCCGATCCCCGACCTCACCGACACCTCCCCGGAGGTTTCGCTGGCCCGCATGCTCAGCTACGGCCTGGGCTACCTGCGCGTCTTCATGCGCACGCGGTCCGAGGGCCTCAGCTACGGCACCACCACCCTTCTCTCACAGGACGCCGACCGCGGGCAGTTCTGGGCCATGGGCAATACGCGTCCCGAGGGCATCCTGCCGCTGATCCGCGCGGTGCGCGAGGAAACGGCGGCGCTGCCCGACCGGCCGCTGACCGCGGAGGAAGTGGAGTCCATTCGGCTCTTCATGCTGGGAAGCGCGCTGAGCGTGCAGGAGAGTCCGAGCTACTTCCTGGAGAGTCAGATCGCCGATCGGGTGACCGGGCGCGGCGCGGACTACGCGCGGCGGATGGTTGCCGGGTACCAGGCCGCGGACGAGGCTTCGCTCGCAGCCACAGCCGCGCGCTGGGCCAGCTTCGGGGACGAGCCCGTGGTCATGGTGCTGGGCACGCCGGAGGGCGGTCCCGAGGCGCTGGAGGGGCTGGGGCTCGGACCGGTGACGGTGCTCGAGCCCCTGCCCCTGCCAGTGGACGACTAG
- a CDS encoding methyltransferase domain-containing protein has protein sequence MSGVRDQWATGSSYEDFMGRWSRRLAPEFVAWLRLPPDLHWLDIGCGTGALSDAICKHASPASVVGCDPATPLIDYAREHSRDARQSFTVAGAGSLPRRADGYGSVTSLFVLNFMPDPEAAVREMLTVARPRGAVSACVWDYAEGMQFLRSFWDVAASLDPAASALDEGARFPLCRVDALTALFHACGLGELRCEPIEIRTDFADFDDYWRPLLGGTGPAPSYVASLDADRRALLERKLQRALPRSASGAIALKARAWAIRGAAER, from the coding sequence ATGTCAGGCGTTCGCGATCAGTGGGCCACCGGATCCAGCTACGAGGACTTCATGGGCCGGTGGAGCCGTCGCCTCGCCCCGGAGTTCGTCGCCTGGTTGCGCTTGCCCCCGGATCTCCACTGGCTCGACATCGGCTGCGGCACCGGCGCGCTCAGCGACGCGATCTGCAAGCACGCCAGCCCCGCCAGCGTCGTGGGCTGCGATCCGGCCACGCCCCTCATCGACTACGCGCGGGAACACAGCCGCGATGCGCGCCAGTCCTTCACGGTCGCCGGCGCGGGCAGCCTGCCGCGGCGCGCGGACGGCTACGGCAGCGTGACCTCGCTGTTCGTCCTCAACTTCATGCCCGATCCCGAAGCCGCCGTGCGCGAGATGCTGACGGTGGCCCGGCCGCGTGGCGCGGTCTCCGCGTGCGTGTGGGACTACGCCGAAGGCATGCAGTTCCTCCGCAGCTTCTGGGACGTCGCCGCGTCGCTCGACCCCGCGGCCTCCGCGCTCGACGAGGGCGCCCGCTTTCCTCTCTGCCGCGTCGACGCGCTGACCGCCCTGTTCCACGCCTGCGGGCTCGGCGAGCTGCGCTGCGAGCCGATCGAGATCCGCACCGACTTCGCGGACTTCGACGACTACTGGCGTCCGCTGCTGGGAGGGACCGGGCCCGCGCCGTCCTACGTCGCGTCGCTCGACGCCGATCGGCGGGCGCTCCTGGAACGGAAGCTCCAGCGCGCCCTGCCCCGCAGCGCGAGCGGGGCAATCGCGCTCAAGGCGCGAGCGTGGGCCATCCGCGGGGCCGCGGAGCGCTGA
- a CDS encoding GNAT family N-acetyltransferase → MVELREPDIAEAAAIAELLNRDIQLRADLRCRDDFSTSAEGVLGTLAEWCQAKRAVSYAILADGVAVGVISLSQIDPMTRTGRIGYWVGSAHRRRGHCQAAFELVLREARRRGLREVSASIRRRHLASQRLWESFGATPEPKPTGHLLYTLSLRSVVSDQTSRDRRP, encoded by the coding sequence GTGGTCGAGCTCCGGGAGCCGGACATCGCAGAGGCCGCGGCGATCGCGGAGCTTCTCAACCGCGACATCCAGCTGCGTGCGGACCTTCGCTGCCGTGACGACTTCAGCACCAGCGCGGAGGGCGTCCTCGGTACGCTGGCGGAGTGGTGCCAGGCCAAGCGCGCCGTCAGCTACGCGATTCTCGCTGACGGCGTCGCGGTGGGCGTGATCTCGCTGAGCCAGATCGATCCGATGACGCGCACCGGGCGGATCGGCTACTGGGTGGGCAGCGCACATCGGCGGCGGGGGCACTGCCAGGCGGCGTTCGAGCTGGTCCTGCGGGAGGCGCGCCGCCGCGGCCTGCGCGAGGTGTCCGCCTCGATCCGTCGCCGACACCTAGCGTCGCAACGGCTTTGGGAAAGCTTCGGCGCGACACCCGAACCCAAACCGACGGGACACCTGCTCTACACGCTGAGCCTTCGCAGCGTAGTCTCCGACCAAACTTCGCGGGACCGGCGCCCGTAG
- a CDS encoding threonine aldolase yields the protein MENAAPTRADYLERLKRSRPACTRALFGHGFRTAAELLAEVPTDLGLDVYGAGGAVEALEGEICRVLGKPAAVFMPSGIMAQQIALRIHADRRGVRACGFHPTSHLDLHEERAYERLHGLAGVPIGSARELITLTDLERIPERLAAVLFELPQREIGGRLPEWADLEAQVEFVRRSGAAVHLDGARLWECTPYYARTPAEISALFDTVYVSFYKGLGGLAGCCLAGDADTIAEARIWRRRHGGTLHGLWPHAASGLAALRKRLPRMADYARHARDIADKLRGVPNVEVVPDPPQTPMMHLHLRVTELDFLKAATRLAEEEGIFTSGWTAPGIVPSMRVAELSVGDATLDFTPDEAAAIVAELAGGA from the coding sequence ATGGAGAACGCTGCGCCCACCAGGGCCGACTACCTCGAGCGCCTCAAACGGAGTCGGCCCGCGTGCACGCGTGCCCTCTTCGGCCACGGCTTCAGGACGGCCGCCGAGCTGCTGGCCGAGGTTCCCACGGACCTCGGCCTGGACGTCTATGGGGCCGGCGGCGCCGTCGAAGCGCTCGAGGGCGAGATCTGTCGTGTCCTCGGCAAGCCCGCGGCGGTGTTCATGCCGAGCGGGATCATGGCCCAGCAGATCGCCCTGCGGATCCATGCGGATCGGCGGGGCGTCAGGGCCTGCGGGTTTCATCCCACGTCCCATCTGGATCTGCACGAGGAGCGCGCCTACGAGCGCCTCCACGGTCTGGCGGGAGTTCCCATCGGCAGTGCGCGGGAGCTGATCACGCTGACGGATCTCGAGCGGATCCCGGAGCGCCTGGCCGCCGTGCTCTTCGAGCTGCCCCAGCGCGAGATCGGCGGTCGCCTGCCCGAGTGGGCGGATCTGGAAGCGCAGGTGGAGTTCGTGCGGCGGTCGGGAGCGGCGGTGCACCTGGACGGCGCGCGGCTCTGGGAGTGCACCCCCTACTACGCGCGGACACCCGCGGAGATCAGCGCGCTCTTCGACACGGTCTACGTCTCCTTCTACAAGGGGCTGGGCGGGCTCGCCGGCTGCTGTCTGGCCGGGGACGCGGACACGATCGCCGAGGCGCGCATCTGGCGTCGCCGACACGGCGGCACTCTCCATGGGCTCTGGCCGCATGCCGCCTCCGGTCTGGCGGCGCTGCGCAAGCGGCTGCCGCGCATGGCCGACTACGCGCGGCATGCGCGGGACATCGCGGACAAGCTGCGAGGCGTGCCGAACGTCGAGGTCGTGCCCGACCCTCCGCAGACGCCGATGATGCACCTGCACCTGCGAGTCACGGAGCTCGACTTCCTGAAGGCCGCGACGCGCCTCGCGGAGGAAGAGGGCATCTTCACGTCGGGCTGGACCGCTCCGGGGATCGTCCCCTCGATGCGAGTCGCCGAACTCAGCGTGGGCGACGCCACGCTGGACTTCACGCCCGACGAGGCCGCGGCCATCGTGGCGGAGCTCGCCGGCGGAGCCTAG
- a CDS encoding transcription initiation protein has product MARYLISFPSAAMNVPDDEFETVGRDAHAVIAEAKAAGVYVFAGGIDESVPPALVSADGAVADGGYPWAPTLDGGFTVLELPSREEAVAWAARIAKACRCDQELRVFQFDPES; this is encoded by the coding sequence ATGGCCAGGTACCTGATCTCGTTCCCCAGCGCAGCGATGAACGTGCCCGACGACGAGTTCGAGACGGTCGGCCGTGACGCGCACGCCGTGATCGCCGAGGCGAAGGCCGCGGGCGTCTACGTCTTCGCCGGGGGCATCGACGAATCCGTGCCACCGGCGCTGGTGTCCGCCGATGGCGCGGTGGCCGACGGCGGCTACCCCTGGGCGCCCACGCTCGACGGCGGCTTCACCGTGCTCGAACTGCCGTCGAGGGAAGAGGCCGTCGCCTGGGCCGCGCGCATCGCGAAGGCCTGCCGCTGCGACCAGGAGCTGCGCGTGTTCCAGTTCGACCCTGAGTCGTGA
- a CDS encoding VOC family protein, with protein MTTIAKNTICLWYESEAEDAARFYAETFPNSSIDAVHRAPGDYPSGTEGNVLTVEFTVMGIPCLGLNGGPAFKHSEAFSFQVATEDQDETDRYWKAIVGNGGQESECGWCKDRWGISWQITPTALTKAYTSSDRAAAKRAFDAMMTMKCIDIAAIEAAFRG; from the coding sequence ATGACGACCATCGCCAAGAACACGATCTGCCTCTGGTACGAAAGCGAAGCCGAGGACGCGGCGCGGTTCTATGCCGAGACCTTCCCCAACTCGTCGATCGACGCCGTGCACCGCGCGCCGGGCGACTATCCGTCGGGCACGGAGGGCAACGTGCTGACGGTGGAGTTCACCGTCATGGGCATCCCCTGCCTGGGACTCAACGGTGGGCCGGCATTCAAGCACAGCGAGGCGTTCTCCTTTCAGGTCGCCACCGAGGACCAGGACGAGACCGATCGCTACTGGAAGGCGATCGTCGGCAACGGCGGCCAGGAGAGCGAGTGCGGATGGTGCAAGGACAGATGGGGAATCTCCTGGCAGATCACGCCGACGGCGCTGACCAAAGCCTACACCAGCAGCGATCGCGCGGCGGCCAAGCGGGCCTTCGACGCGATGATGACGATGAAGTGCATCGACATCGCCGCTATCGAAGCTGCATTCCGCGGCTAG
- a CDS encoding GIY-YIG nuclease family protein: MARPYTIRVFVPDGDPDGVKVVNLLNWTGVGVAFPRSAWPKVSARPEFGQAGVYILTGFDEGMEDELPTVYVGQGDEIRTRIDSHYVNKDFWDWGYGFVSSSNALNRAHITWLEYALLRKAREAERCHFDNSVNPKEPRLSESEHADTEGFLREMLRILPLLGVGVFERPVPVAVPAVGTHQEDKPRPSADLRDTIVVPAQEEGFQEVFLGEDCWYAIRIGGGMLSKIKHIAAYQTSPVSAVTHYADVARIEPYGDRGKYRVVFSGPAKPLDKPVPYGDAPKGSMQGPRYTSLARLLSATKISDLLVPSGHSPINEQT, translated from the coding sequence ATGGCGAGGCCCTATACCATCCGCGTGTTCGTTCCCGACGGCGATCCGGACGGCGTGAAGGTCGTCAACCTGCTCAACTGGACGGGCGTGGGCGTTGCCTTTCCCCGGTCGGCATGGCCCAAGGTCAGCGCTCGTCCCGAGTTCGGGCAGGCCGGCGTCTACATCCTCACCGGGTTCGACGAAGGCATGGAGGATGAGCTGCCCACCGTGTACGTCGGCCAGGGCGACGAAATCCGCACCCGCATCGACTCGCACTACGTGAACAAGGACTTCTGGGACTGGGGCTATGGTTTCGTTTCCAGTTCGAACGCGCTGAATCGGGCCCACATCACCTGGCTCGAGTATGCGCTGCTCAGGAAGGCTCGTGAAGCGGAGCGTTGCCACTTCGACAACTCGGTCAATCCCAAGGAGCCGCGTCTCTCGGAGTCGGAACACGCCGACACCGAGGGCTTCCTGCGAGAGATGCTGCGGATCCTACCCCTCCTCGGAGTGGGGGTCTTCGAACGCCCGGTGCCTGTGGCAGTACCCGCTGTGGGGACGCACCAAGAAGACAAGCCGCGACCGTCGGCCGATCTGCGGGACACGATCGTGGTTCCCGCCCAGGAAGAGGGCTTCCAGGAGGTCTTCCTCGGCGAGGACTGCTGGTACGCCATCCGGATCGGCGGTGGGATGCTGTCGAAGATCAAGCACATCGCGGCCTACCAGACCTCGCCCGTCTCGGCGGTCACGCACTACGCCGACGTGGCGCGAATCGAACCCTACGGCGACAGGGGAAAGTACCGCGTGGTGTTCTCCGGCCCTGCGAAGCCCCTGGACAAGCCGGTTCCCTACGGGGATGCGCCGAAGGGATCGATGCAGGGTCCGCGCTACACGAGTCTCGCCCGCCTCCTGTCGGCGACGAAGATCTCCGACCTGCTCGTCCCGAGCGGCCACTCCCCGATCAACGAGCAGACCTAG